Proteins encoded by one window of Scatophagus argus isolate fScaArg1 chromosome 4, fScaArg1.pri, whole genome shotgun sequence:
- the LOC124057654 gene encoding keratocan: MSPCPAGCCCPHPGFLVLCESLGLRSLPRSVPLSTSALSVARNQLCNVDHLLRPFSGLQELSLSHNLLARFPRGLPPSLESLLLQENHITYITSGALRQLRNLTRLDLEDNRIRAIQPGALQGLNKLQVLTLKGNKLTSLPLNLPPSLTHLDLSENCISVLDLPSLSALVNLQVLKINSNCLRSVPESAFDSLPRLRSVDLNNNLWVCECDILYLYRWLLSGRVRMATDLVCTEPVHLAHRLLLNLSVVGICPRVLKPNDKTHQLDLNSTPERKLKMLTVKPTRTNLFENKSYLGNLSKQLLQVTTAGLLSKEPPKTRVLLEQYSLETFTYEECLSLNKTQPVSPPHLKITTLLPDGEQKCRDNITGQYPQINATVAEGTRSLLSTNRDSPWPTPDPRPNTQQDSAVVISLLTALCVLVALLMLAVLLVLKKVLLHQQRVAPLDGGSGA; this comes from the coding sequence ATGTCTCCCtgtcctgctggctgctgctgtcctcaccCGGGATTTCTGGTTTTGTGCGAGTCCCTGGGTCTCCGGTCACTTCCTCGCTCTGTCCCTCTCAGTACTTCAGCTTTATCTGTTGCCAGAAACCAGCTCTGTAACGTGGACCACCTGCTCCGGCCATTCTCGGGCCTGCAGGAACTGAGCCTCAGCCATAATCTGCTGGCCCGCTTCCCTCGCGGACTGCCTCCCAGTCTGGAGTCCCTGCTCCTGCAAGAAAACCACATCACTTATATCACCTCTGGCGCCCTACGGCAACTGAGGAACCTCACTCGTCTGGATCTGGAGGACAACCGCATCCGGGCTATCCAACCTGGGGCACTTCAAGGTCTGAACAAGCTCCAGGTCCTGACATTGAAGGGCAACAAGCTCACAAGCCTCCCTCTGAATCTTCCTCCATCACTGACCCATTTAGACCTCTCAGAAAACTGCATCTCTGTCCTGGACCTGCCCTCGCTGTCTGCCCTGGTCAACCTGCAGGTCCTGAAGATCAACAGCAACTGCCTGCGTTCAGTCCCAGAGAGTGCCTTTGACAGCCTGCCACGTCTCAGATCAGTGGACCTGAACAACAACCTGTGGGTATGCGAGTGTGACATTTTGTATCTTTACCGCTGGCTGCTGAGTGGCAGGGTGAGGATGGCCACAGACCTGGTGTGCACCGAGCCCGTCCATCTTGCTCACCGTCTGCTTCTGAACCTCTCTGTTGTGGGTATCTGTCCTCGTGTCCTGAAGCCAAATGACAAGACGCACCAGCTGGACCTCAACTCTACACCAGAGAGAAAGCTAAAGATGCTTACCGTGAAGCCCACACGAACAAACCTATTTGAAAATAAGAGTTATTTGGGAAACTTGTCAAAGCAACTGTTGCAAGTAACAACAGCTGGACTCCTTTCTAAAGAACCTCCCAAGACTCGTGTATTACTTGAACAGTACTCTTTAGAGACTTTCACCTATGAGGAGTGTTTGTCcctaaacaaaacacagccagtCAGCCCACCACATTTAAAAATCACTACTCTTCTCCCTGACGGGGAACAGAAATGCAGAGACAACATCACAGGTCAGTACCCTCAGATTAATGCAACCGTTGCTGAAGGAACACGATCTTTGCTCTCTACAAACAGAGACTCACCCTGGCCGACTCCCGACCCTCGACCGAATACACAACAAGACTCTGCAGTGGTCATCTCTCTGCTCACTGCCTTATGTGTATTAGTAGCTCTCCTAATGTTGGCAGTGCTACTTGTACTGAAAAAGGTGCTTCTGCACCAACAGCGGGTGGCTCCACTCGATGGAGGATCTGGTGCGtga
- the iscu gene encoding iron-sulfur cluster assembly enzyme ISCU, mitochondrial, whose protein sequence is MAIVSLRNSASSLLLFSRRLCSPQLSALCSYHKKVLDHYENPRNVGSFDKNSKNVGTGLVGAPACGDVMKLQIQVDENGKIVDARFKTFGCGSAIASSSLATEWVKGKSIDEALKIKNTDIAKELCLPPVKLHCSMLAEDAIKAALSDYRLKQEDKKQKRVQATS, encoded by the exons ATGGCGATTGTCTCTTTACGAAACTCTGCGTCCTCGCTGTTGTTATTTAGCAGAAGGTTATGCAGCCCGCAGCTGAGTGCGCTCTGTTCATATCACAAAAAG GTGTTGGACCACTATGAAAACCCGAGAAATGTGGGGTCTTTTGACAAAAACTCTAAGAATGTGGGGACTGGATTGGTCGGTGCACCAGCCTGTGGTGATGTTATGAAACTTCAG ATCCAGGTGGATGAAAATGGCAAGATTGTTGATGCGCGATTTAAGACATTTGGCTGTGGATCAGCCATTGCCTCTAGCTCTCTGGCAACAGAGTGGGTGAAGGGGAAGTCG ATTGATGAAGCTCTGAAgatcaaaaacacagacattgcCAAAGAACTCTGCCTTCCTCCGGTCAAGCTTCATTGCTCTA TGCTTGCAGAAGATGCCATAAAAGCAGCGCTGTCAGACTACAGACTAAAACAAGAGGACAAGAAGCAGAAACGTGTACAAGCCACCAGTTAA